AGATCGCCGGAGGCCTGTCCGGCCCCGCGAGCAGCTTCAGCGCCACCTGATAGGCGTCGTAGCGGTTGAACGGGGCCTGGAAGAGCCGGCCCTCCGTCGAGCGCCCCGACTCGTGCATCGCACGGCGCCAGCCCTCCACGTGGTCGGCGACCGGGTCGCCGACCGACGGGGTCGACTCCATGCCGCCGAGGCATGCCACATACGCGTTGCCGTGCTCCAGCAGGTGCCGGGTGGCGAGCTGGGCGCCGCCGATGTCGTCCGTGACGACCGCGACGTCATCGATCGCCTCGGGCCGCTCGTGCAGGAGCACGACCCGTGCGTCCCAGGCCTCTATCTCGGCCGCCGCCCGCTCGCTGGGGCCCTGGCTGACCAGGATCAGTCCGGAGACCCGCATGCCGAGGAAGGCCCGCAGATAGTGGACCTCGCGCTCGTCGCGGTAGTCGGAGTTGCCGACCAGCACCATTTTCCCGCGCTCGGCGGCGGCCTGTTCGACCGCGTGCGCCATCTCCGCGAAGAAGGGCTGCCGGGCGTCCGGCACGATCATCCCTATGAGGTCGGTCCGCCGCGAGGCCATCGCCTGGGCAACCCGGTCGGGCCGGTAGCCCAGCTCCTTGATGGCGGCGAGTACCCGCTCACGCGTGGCCGGGGCGACCGGCCTGGGTCCGTTGTTGATGACATAGCTGACGACCGCGGTCGACGTACCCGCCAGTCTCGCCACATCGTCCCGCGTCACCTTGGCCACGCGCGGCAGTCTACGCGGATGGACCAAGCAGGTGACAGGTGGACCGGGACGGACTCGGTCCACCTGTCATTCACTACCGGCCGGCAGGCCGTACCGGGGCTTCTTCCTCGGCCTCGGCCACCGCGGGCTGCTCCGGTCGGGACACGGGTTCGGCGGTCGCCTGCACCGCGGCCTGCGCCTTGGCCTCCTCGGCGGCGGCCCGCTCCACCTTCTCCGGTGCGACGAAGCGGTAGCCGACGTTGCGGACCGTGCCGATCAGCGACTCGTGCTCGGGGCCGAGCTTGGCGCGCAGCCGCCGCACATGGACGTCGACCGTCCGCGTACCGCCGAAGTAGTCGTAGCCCCAGACCTCCTGGAGCAGTTGGGCGCGGGTGAAGACCCGGCCCGGGTGCTGGGCCAGATACTTGAGCAGTTCGAATTCCTTGAAGGTCAGGTCCAGGACCCGGCCCTTCAGCTTCGCGCTGTAGGTGGCCTCGTCGACCGACAGATCGCCGTTGCGGATCTCCATCGGGGAGTCGTCGGCGCTGATCTGCTGCCGGCCGGTGGCCAGCCGCAGCCGGGCCTCGACCTCGGCCGGTCCGGCCGTGTCCAGCAGTACGTCGTCGATGCCCCAGTCCGCGGTGACGGCCGCGAGACCGCCCTCCGTCACGACGAGGATCAGCGGGCAGCCGGGTCCGGTGGACCGCAGCAGCTGGCACAGCGACCGCACCTGCGGCAGATCGCGGCGGCCGTCGATCAGGATGACGTCGGCACCGGGGGTGTCGACGAGTGCGGGGCCTTCGGCCGGTGCCACCCGCACGCTGTGCAGCAGGAGACCGAGGGCCGGAAGCACCTCCGTCGACGGTTGAAGGGCATTCGTCAGGAGCAGCAGTGAACTCATCGCCGCCCACCTGCCTGGGTCGTCGGTCGATGATCGTGCACGGTTCGCTCGCCCATTACGTCGGTCCTCCTCGTTCCCTGCGAGAGGGGCACTCCCAGGCTTGGGCCCGGGGGAGTATGCGGCACTTCTTCGTACGTTTGTGCTGGCTTTCGCACTGCTTGCCGTACGACGTCTGTCATACGGGTTTAACGGGTGCGGTCCCGCGCCCTGGGACCGCTGAGCTTGTGGAAACGTCGCCGTAACAACGCTTGGGAAGCACAAAAGGACCCGGGGGCTGCTTTGCCCGGATCCTCTTCCCAGCAGAATAGCCCACATGAGTTCAGTGTCAGAGGGGCGATTTCGGAGTTCTTCTGTTTCCTTGATCACCCCCGGTCCGCTGCGCACCACATTGCGCACCGATGACGGAGTGCGTATCGAGGCGGTGTACGAGCCATGTACGGCAGATGCCGGAGCCGCTGCGGAAACATCCTTCGACGGTACTGCGACCGGGACTGCGATCGTGGTCGCGCACGGTTTCACCGGATCGGTGGACCGGCCCGCGGTGCGACGTGCTGCCGAGGTGTTCTCCCAGCGTGCGGCCGTGATCACGTTCTCCTTCCGGGGGCACGGCGGGTCCGGCGGACGGTCGACGGTGGGCGACCGCGAGGTGCTCGATCTGGCGGCCGCGGTGGAGTGGGCGCGGGCGCTCGGACACCGGCGGATCGTGACCGTGGGGTTTTCCATGGGCGGTTCCGTGGTGCTGCGGCACGGGGCGCTGTATACGGGACGATCAACGATCGGGGGGCGTGCGGGGCGCACGGGCGGTGAGCGCGAGGGGCGCGTTGGAGCGCGTACGGGGGCGCACGCGGATGCGGTGGTGGCCGTGAGCGCCCCCGCCCGCTGGTACTACCGGGGCACGGCTCCTATGCGCCGTCTGCACTGGCTGGTCACCCGGCCCCTCGGCCGGCTCGTCGGCCGCTACGGGTTCGGCACCCGGATCGACCGCGACGACTGGGACCCGGTGCCGCTCTCGCCGACCGGGGCGGCCGGGCTGATCGCCCCGGCCCCGCTGCTGATCGTGCACGGCGACCGGGACCCGTACTTCCCGCTGGACCACCCCCGGATGCTGGCCGACGCGGCGGGCGAGGGCGCCGAGCTGTGGCTGGAGCGCGGCATGGGCCATGCCGAGAACGCCGCGGACGAGAGCCTGCTCACCCGCATCGGCGACTGGGCGGTGGCGCGGTGATCCATGATGGACAGCTGACGCGAGACGAGAGGAACGCCGCCATGCCTGCGGGAACGATCCGCTACTGGGCCGCCGCCAAGGCCGCCGCCGGGACCGCGGAGGAGCCGTACACCGCTGCGACCCTCGCCGAGGCGCTCGACGCGGTGCGCGAGCGGCACCCCGGTGAACTCACCCGAGTGCTGCAGAGGTGCTCGTTCCTGATCGACGGTGACCCCGTGGGGACCCGCGGCCATGAGACCGTACGCCTTGCCGAGGGCGGCACGGTCGAGGTGCTCCCGCCGTTCGCAGGAGGGTGAACCGCAGAACATGAGCAGCAACGATCAGCAGTATCCGTACGGACAGGACCAGGGCTACGGGTACGGGCCCGGGCACGACCCGCTGAACGGCCAGGAGCCGCAGCCTGCGCAGCCGTACGGACAGCAGCAACAGCCCTCGCAGCCGTACGGGGAGCAGGCGTACGGCGAGCAGCCGCACGGCAGCCAGTCGTACGGCGACCAGTCCTACGGCGCCCAGGCCTACGATCAGCAGGCCCCGTACGGAGCCCCGCAGCAGTCGTACGGCCCGTACGACCCCAGCCAGGCGCCCCGGGCGAACCCCGGGCCCGCGTGGCCGACCGGGCACGCACAGGAGCCCGCCGCACCCGTGGCCGCCCACGGCCCGCACGATCCCGGTGTCACGCAGACCTGGGAGGGCCAGACCTGGGACACCCAGTACCAGCCGACCGTCCAGCCGGCTCAGCCCGTCCCCGGCGCCTCCGGCTCCTACCCCCTGCCCCCCGAGGCGCAGGCCGCACCCAGCACCCCCGCGCCCGCCGGCACACCCCCGGCCGCGTCCGCGCTCGACGCCGCCGGGTACAGCGCACCCACCACCCTGGGCAACAGCCGCGTCACCGACGCCCAGCGCGCCCGCGCCGAGGGCCGCTCGCCGATCATCGCGCCGGGCATGCAGCCGGCCGCGATCACCGCGGGTCTCGGGCTGCTGCTCGCCCTCGGTGCCGCGCTCGGGCAGTACGCCCTGTTCGTGCCGCTGGTGCTGCTCCAGGCCGTGACCGCGGCGGGCTGGTTCCGGCTGAACGGCATGTGGCCGGCCCGGCAGGGCATCGCACTCGCCTTCGCCGGTGGCTTCGTCGCCGACATCGCGTTGCTCGCCGCGGGCCGTGAGAACGGACCGGCCGCCATCCTCGGCACGCTCGGCGTCTGGGTGCTGCTCACCGTGGTCCTCCAGCTGCGCAGCCACGCGAGCGCCGACGAGCGGATGCAGGGGCTG
This sequence is a window from Streptomyces sp. NBC_01217. Protein-coding genes within it:
- a CDS encoding response regulator transcription factor encodes the protein MSSLLLLTNALQPSTEVLPALGLLLHSVRVAPAEGPALVDTPGADVILIDGRRDLPQVRSLCQLLRSTGPGCPLILVVTEGGLAAVTADWGIDDVLLDTAGPAEVEARLRLATGRQQISADDSPMEIRNGDLSVDEATYSAKLKGRVLDLTFKEFELLKYLAQHPGRVFTRAQLLQEVWGYDYFGGTRTVDVHVRRLRAKLGPEHESLIGTVRNVGYRFVAPEKVERAAAEEAKAQAAVQATAEPVSRPEQPAVAEAEEEAPVRPAGR
- a CDS encoding MoaD/ThiS family protein, with translation MPAGTIRYWAAAKAAAGTAEEPYTAATLAEALDAVRERHPGELTRVLQRCSFLIDGDPVGTRGHETVRLAEGGTVEVLPPFAGG
- a CDS encoding LacI family DNA-binding transcriptional regulator codes for the protein MAKVTRDDVARLAGTSTAVVSYVINNGPRPVAPATRERVLAAIKELGYRPDRVAQAMASRRTDLIGMIVPDARQPFFAEMAHAVEQAAAERGKMVLVGNSDYRDEREVHYLRAFLGMRVSGLILVSQGPSERAAAEIEAWDARVVLLHERPEAIDDVAVVTDDIGGAQLATRHLLEHGNAYVACLGGMESTPSVGDPVADHVEGWRRAMHESGRSTEGRLFQAPFNRYDAYQVALKLLAGPDRPPAIFCSTDDQAIGVLRAARELRIDVPGELAVAGFDDVKEAGLTDPPLTTVFSDRPAMARAAVDLVLDDSLRVSGSRRERLKQFPSALVVRRSCGCGEPTVGVR
- a CDS encoding alpha/beta hydrolase family protein, with the translated sequence MSSVSEGRFRSSSVSLITPGPLRTTLRTDDGVRIEAVYEPCTADAGAAAETSFDGTATGTAIVVAHGFTGSVDRPAVRRAAEVFSQRAAVITFSFRGHGGSGGRSTVGDREVLDLAAAVEWARALGHRRIVTVGFSMGGSVVLRHGALYTGRSTIGGRAGRTGGEREGRVGARTGAHADAVVAVSAPARWYYRGTAPMRRLHWLVTRPLGRLVGRYGFGTRIDRDDWDPVPLSPTGAAGLIAPAPLLIVHGDRDPYFPLDHPRMLADAAGEGAELWLERGMGHAENAADESLLTRIGDWAVAR